A single Lolium perenne isolate Kyuss_39 chromosome 6, Kyuss_2.0, whole genome shotgun sequence DNA region contains:
- the LOC127310273 gene encoding uncharacterized protein, which yields MSRCVWALVDDEITEHVSHSEDVDARSWLSNMIATLKCDDQVRVFITLWAIWHARRKAIHEQLYQSPLSVHCFVENFIADLKQGEEKEKRNQGGRREQHIPAWVPPPPGMIKINVDAAVGKNSGRGTVAAVARNDSGLFLGASAVVFPGRTVAETLEALACREAIALARDLDARQVCVASDCQNVIRSMEEGTMGSYAHIVREITESRREFAELVFRYEGRRTNKEAHNLARSVVYADQGRSVWFFNPPDGCGIPVSVTD from the coding sequence ATGTCGAGGTGTGTCTGGGCGTTGGTGGATGATGAGATCACCGAGCACGTGTCACACTCGGAAGATGTCGACGCGAGATCATGGTTGTCCAATATGATCGCGACGTTGAAGTGTGATGACCAAGTTAGGGTTTTTATCACTCTGTGGGCGATTTGGCACGCCCGACGAAAGGCTATACATGAGCAGCTGTACCAAAGTCCATTGTCGGTGCATTGTTTTGTGGAGAACTTCATTGCCGATCTAAAGCAGGGTGaagagaaggagaagaggaaccAAGGGGGGCGGAGGGAACAACACATCCCCGCTTGGGTTCCACCACCTCCTGGAATGATCAAGATAAACGTAGACGCGGCCGTGGGAAAGAACTCAGGCCGCGGAACGGTGGCCGCGGTGGCAAGGAATGATAGTGGACTCTTTTTGGGGGCTTCTGCTGTTGTCTTTCCTGGTCGCACGGTAGCGGAGACATTGGAAGCGTTGGCATGCAGAGAAGCCATCGCTTTGGCTCGAGACCTAGATGCTCGTCAGGTATGTGTGGCGAGCGACTGCCAGAATGTTATCAGAAGTATGGAGGAGGGAACGATGGGTAGCTACGCCCACATTGTGCGGGAGATCACCGAGTCGAGGAGGGAGTTTGCTGAACTCGTGTTTCGCTATGAAGGAAGAAGAACAAATAAGGAGGCTCATAATTTGGCTAGAAGCGTAGTTTATGCCGACCAAGGTCGGAGTGTTTGGTTTTTCAATCCGCCTGATGGTTGTGGTATTCCTGTATCTGTTACGGATTAA